The window ttcttcttcttcttaaagatATAACAACAAGTGTATGCGATGCTTACTCCATGGAGCACATTCCTTCTCCATTGCGGTCAACAGATAAATTTGCTGAGACGATATAGCATTGACCACATAGAAGAACTTGTACGACTCCTCAACTTGCAGAACTAACTCTACAAGTAGTTCCATGGGTTTTTATTCCTAGGACATCACCATACACAACTGCACACAACCTTGCAAACATAGCTACATCTAACCGCTCTTCTCATTATTGGGATGGAAAATCTATTTAACAGTTGTGCTAAATGATAGATCACGAATATAGTTTCTTTATTTTtcagaaagacaaaaaaaaaaaactgtgggCTACTAACTCATAATATTGCAACAACAGTGATTAAAGTTTCACAAGGCACAGAAAGTAAAATAAAGCATGTGAGCAAAGCCTCCCATCAAACAAAAATCAAATCTGAATGGTTTTTCTGTTTGTATCAACAAATACAAAGACAATTGGAAAAACTAACCGATTTGTGCCACACAGGTGGGCATTAGGCAGTCCCGACAACATGGACATGAAATGGGGATCCACGACAAAATATTGGCTCATCAGATGAGTCCGATTTTGCACGAGCCCTCAGGACATCGGTTGCGTCATTTATGACGGCAGCTGCAAGAAGTGTGTAATCCCCTGGCACAAGAAAGTACAGGGCAAAGGAATGTGTTATATCTTGGAGTGGAGGAGCCTCCAGACTGATATCACTGAGGGTACCTGAGGAAAGAGAAAACTAAGAATGAGTCAACAAAATATTGTATAATTGTGAGGTAACACCATTCTATTTGGTCCATCTCTGATATAGAAACTTTAATTGCCATATATCTGATTCTGATAAGAGAAATAAATGAGCAACATCAGCTCTTTGTGTGTGCGTGATTCCAAGGAATATCGACTTTGGTTAATAACAGAACTTTTTATCTGACTTGAATGTAAGGCTAGGAAACAGTCACCGTGTTCCAGTAACTAAAATGTCTGGAAGCCTTACCAAATCACATGTATAACAAAACGGacaaaaaaagaaataacaaGGGAAATATTGCTTTATTTTTCTGCTTCACGATAAGAAATGAACCAGCATGTCATGTTCTATGAAAGAGGCACTATCTAACAAGAACATACTAAATGGGGTCAACAAAAAGGGTTGTGTCGGGAACACCCAGTCCCAAAGTCGTCATTTTAGTCGTAAAAAGATGAAAAAACACAAGACATGTGGGAAAAATTAGGTCCTACGAAATGTGCATGTATGGAAGTTTATCTTGCCTTATCATTTTGTTTATAGACTGTCAGTTCATTTAGTCAACCAAAATAAGAAAATGTTGATATAAAACAAATTACTGCTATCGATCAAGAGATATTGAATCATACCAGCCCATAGAACAGTTGCTTTATTTCCTTCAATGCAATTCTCTCCTGCTACATCTCTGCATGAAACATTAAGGCTCATTTTAATCCTTTCCTTTGTGTTATTCCGAATGATGACCTCCATACGAGTCATCTCGTGAGCCAAGACAGAACCTTTAGCTCTTGCAACATTCCTACTACCAGGCTGGCCAGGGGGATTGTCTGATATACTGGACTCTTCAGGAGAAACAATATTTTCTGATGCAGTTCCATTTTCACCCAACCTGAAACCAAAGGTTAAAGGGTCCGGCAGTAATATATCCATGATTGATGCTTGCAATGCTGCTTGAGTGGCATCTTTGATGTTCAACTCTCCTGAGCTATTTCGTCCTGAATGCCATCTCACTTTTATTTTGGATATTAAATTGTTGATGGAAGCATTCAGCTCAGCCTTTGCATTCCTTTCTGATGTGCTAGAAAATCTATTTCCTAGAAGATTATTGACTTGAGCATCTTTTGAAAAGAAGGAAGCATCAAGAACAGGTAGTTTGAAATGCTCCATGGGTATTAACACTCTTGCAGAATAGTCACGATCAATTCTGGTTTTACGGTACCCAAAGTCAATGTCTTCATTACTGAAATTTGCCATGCCATGCTCACTCTGTTGACTATCCAACTGCATTGTGACATTGACCTCAAAGACTACATCTGTGGGATTAGACAGTTCTAGTTCAAGAAGTCGCAAACCCCAACTTCCTCTATATGGATCAATCTTAACCAAACTGTCATTTTGGTTCACTGATTTTAGTTCTTCAGTTATACCATTCTCACCATAAATTTGCTTAGGAAGTGCCTCGCTCACACGTGCAGGAAATTCCATTGAGAGCAAGCGTGCCCTTACAAAGCGCAAGCCCTGAAGAACACACACATTTAATGGGACAACTAAGCGCCTTCCTGGTGGCACAGAATTGCCACTGCCATTTGATTCATCAGGACTTGTCCATGGACCTAAAAGAACAAAGAGGAAAAGGTTAGCCCACTTCAGACCAATTGAATAATAATAGAATCAATGAAAAAGTATGCCAATATTTGATCTTGCTAAAGTACTTGTTATGTCGAAGATAGTAACAACATGGACAAATTCACATCCAGTCCTGTAGAAACATGCAATGCCATGACTCTAGCGGTTTTCCTTTCCACTCTAACAACTCTAAATCTAAATTGGTTAGTCATGTCGTACTGATGCATTTAAATTTACTCTTTAAACATGTCTGAACCACTTGTACAGATTTCTCAGATATAACACACAACTTCCAACAGATAAAACACATACCTACTGCACAGTGCTCATACCACCATGGATAGGGGGAGGGTCAATGTATACAACCTTTCCTCTAAATAACATGGCTGTTTTCGTAATTCAAACCCTGGTCTCCCAGGTAGCAAAGGAACAATCTTTGCTCTGCTTGGTGGTATTCTTAAAATGTTATGGTGATGCCATGATCTCCAGGTTCACCTAATCCTGATAAATTTCACTGATTCAGGTTAGAATGTGACAGATTTATCCCTTTCACTCATTTTCTAAAGGATCAAACAAATTCTACATGAGTCAGAAAACCTTAAGGTTTGGAAGGGATCCCCGTCAGCCTTAGGCTGACTAAAGATATAATTGATTTgagcttcttttcttttcctgttcCAACTACTCTAGCCAATTCTATTTAGTTATATCTACTTCAGCTATCTAGCTAGATTGATTCGTCAAACTGATGTCTGAAGCAATGTGTTCCACATATTACATAACAAGCCTGACTAATTCTGATCAGTCCCATAAATTAGTGGGTCACTATCTTATTTCCAGTCATTTCAAAGTTTCTGCATCTCTAGTCATTACAAAAATAGAACTCCAAGGGCTAACCCCACTCATAAACATATTGACTTATTCTGACACAAAAAAGAATCAAAGATGAAATTACAAGGCAAGAGAAGATTTAAACACTTCTCCTAGGAATGTAGCTGAAGAATTTGTGGATCATGAACTACAAAACAAATTCACAGATATAAGAGAACTTATTTCTAGAAGACTGTGCTGCTATCATAGAGATTACAactttaaaagaaaattataaatttGAAAGGGACATTTAAGTACCTGCATAATAAATAACCAACAACGGGCTGcttccttccttggatattcttcGTGCACTTCCAGAGGAGCTCTTGCTAGCATCAAATTCAGAATCCGTCAAGCTCAGCTGCCATGCTTTTACAGTTACTGGAATAGTCACTTCTCCACCAGGTTTCAGAGGAAGAGATGATAACAGAACATCATGTGCAATTGAAATAACAGAATCCTGGTTTTTCCCTGATAATGCAATGTGTGCTTGCTCAATTGGTACAGTCCCAGCATTCGTTAGACTTGTCCAAATATCACGAATTTCACCTTCATACAAGATGGTAGAACCATTCCCTCCTACCACGTGGGAAACTAGCAGAGGTAGAGGGGGCACCACAGATATGTTTGGTGCGGACATGTTTTTTGGTTTGGTAGAGCCACAGCATCTGAAAGGGTCAGAAAGAACAAGGCCCTGTGATGCCCCAAGAAGTAAGTTGTCAACATCCCTGAATAGGTGCTCTGTAATGACACCAAAGCAATGGACAATGCATCCTGGTATTGAAACTGCTCCAACTTTTGTTGGAATCCCAGACAATAAGATCACCTTGGAAGTATTAGGTGGCAGACTCACACTTACAGGAAAAGCATCAAAGTTTCCAGAATGAACTGAGAGATAAATACTTTCAACCATAAGGTCAAAGCTACATGGATTTGCCAATTCCACTAAAACCTGAACTGGTTCTCCTACAATCCATGTAAGCTCTTGTTTATTGCAATCAGAGATGGTCCCCTTGCTGAAAGGAGTGTAAATAAATGGTCCAGAAGGTGCTGAACCAGTCCACCACTCCTTTTTTTGTGGATTGCGCTTTATGATATCTGTTTGTGAAGGATGGAGAGGAAACGAATGCAACCTGGAAAAGAAGCAAGCATCCATTACTGTTACAGGAAAAATTACTGTGGTACTGATACTGTATACTATAATTCAttgcattttatttatttttaggcaTAGGAATAACTTGAACTTGAAGTTTGTCTAATATTTGAACCTAAAGTGCATCATTAGAGAAAAGTCCCTAGAAACAAATGGTTTggttactttaactgtaaactacAAACCAACTAGATGCAAAAACACAGACAGATAACAATTATGACCATAGCTAGGGGAAAATAACAGATTCGACAGACATCAGATTGTGAAAAAAACATATCCATGGACATTTCTTATCAGCAAACACAAATTCATATAAACATATAGAACAGATAGTAAATTCTGTAACCATATTTGTTTAAGGCTGATACTACTATAAGCTGGACATACAACAAATATAAGTTCAAATTGGATAATAGGTGGTTATGGAAGTGTATATAATACAATTATAAGGTAATATAGTAATATAAAGGAGCAATCAAGAAACTAATTCAAATTCATCAATCATATTAATACGGTGAGAAAGTCCAAAGCAAATGTCAAAAAATGAAGAAGCATGAGAAATATATGATGTGCAccgaaaaattaatatattagaaATTTTTTTACAGTCAGGAATATTCAGAAATAAGATCAGGATGATTTCAAAGTAACTAACTCTTGGTTTAAAGTCAAACAAATTGTTCAGAAATCTTAAATATAGCATAAGAACTGCAAAATATCATTCTTTCTTGAACTAGGCTACAATTAGCTTGTAACAGATTTTCAGATAAATTTTTGCATTAATCAGAATCTAGAACCATCATGTTTATAGACAGAAAATGTTTCAAGTCATGGTAGAGTAGACAACAACAAGCTACTGCTCATTTAAGGAAAACAGGATAGTATGTCCAAGTACAGTTATCATATGATTTTGgtcccttttttctttttcaagcaCAAAGAATGTGTATCACCATAGTGACTATTTGGATTTTCATTCGTCATTGTATATTTATCAGCAATAAGAATTCAGAACTGGCAGCACGGAAAGGAAATAATGAGGAGAGAGGAAACAACAATTTCTGCATATATATCTATTTGGAAGTATATAAATATTAAACCAGAGAGGAAACAACAATTTCTCAAtacaatgaaaaaataaaaaatacctgATAAAAGGAAGGGCAGGATCGGCACAGCGTGTGCCTGATGGAAGTCTTTCTGCAGAGTTTGTAAGTGAGCTTGCAAGCCCACTCTGACCAGCAGGCGTAATGAGCGGATAAAATGATCTAAGTAAACGAGCTGCAGCACTCCATGCAGCAAGAGGATCACCAGCACGAACAGAGGACATCAGTATCTCTCTCAAAACAACCATTTGTATGGTGCTCCACTGAGACTCAAACAAGGAGACTATTGATAAAGGGTGCATTTTTCCGCCATCACCATGACTTGCTCCAAGATCCTTGATGCAAGTAAGTTGAAGAGATTATTAGCCATACCTAAACTGCATGAAGAATATCAGGAAATGGAGTCTAGAAACAGCTTATTGCATCCATCTTAAGATGGACTCAATTTCAATCACTGTCATAGAGAATACAATGAAAACAAAACACTATAAGACAGTTCAGAACTTGTCTGTTACCAGTTCCGGAACCTAATCGGACCAATATGCAAACAGTAAATGTAGACCAAGAAACAGATCTAAAATGGTTTAATTTTGGTAGATGGCCAGTCTACCATGGTACTAGCATACTACTGTACCAGTTCCACAGTTTGACTAGTACAGCACAATCTGTATGCTGGATGTACCATAGTACTATGCTCTGAGTAAAACACGGAATTCATaaaagttaattatatattagcaTCCACTCCTATGCATGCACCAGGAACCAGCTACCATCATTTTTAAGCTCTATAGTATCAATCTACTATCTAAGAAATTTATTGATTCAAGATTAACTATAGAACTCCAAAGTTAGGAATCTTAAAGTAAAATAGTAAATGTGATAAGAACAGAATCCTTGGACAATGTTACGAAAACATTATTACATTGTACAAGAAAATAAATAGTGAGCACAGCTTAATTTTATTAACCACATTACTCTTCTGGCCAAACAAATGCAAATTTAGAAATCTACTAAGGGCAATATAAGAGGCACAAACTTGGAgaataagaaattaaaaaatattctttCCGATATCCTCATGCACGTGACTTCTTTAATGTGTGTGTGAGATAGACTAAAAAACAGAACACTGTGGTGATATTAAAACTATATTTGTGCACATTGACAGCAAGATTTTTTCATAAGGTCACCTAATAGTGTTACAAAAGAACATGGAAACCAAGCAAGGGTTTTGGGACAACTAAACCAGTCTTACCTATCATTATTGTGAGGGTCCTCAATAGCTTGATTATTagaaaaaacatataaaatatagTGTTATGTTTGTGAAGGTTGGAAGTGGCAATATCACAAACATTTGGTGGAAACACTTTAAACAACCAACAAAGTCTGCAATGGTTGGATAAACTCAATGAGCACTTATACAAGAGAACGGCATATAGCAAGAGAAAAGTAAATTGCAAAGGCACAAGAATTTACAGGTTCGGCCTAAGGAACAAGGCCAGCATCTATAGGAGAAGAATGCAAAAGTTGTTTTCTATTACTGGAAGATTACAAGAGAATCACAGCTTAGTgtcgaagcatacaagacaaagcTCATCCAACTTCTTATCTAACCCTCAAAAAGAAAATGATCCTACATAACAATGGGCACTAAGACGAACTAGAACTTTGaggcttctttcttctctttcaatCTTTCCAGAATAATCTACTGTTCTTTTGTACACATGCACATAGTCTCATTCCCACGTTAGCCCTATACTTGGCTATTAAGAAATGTAAGCCCTTAGATCAAAGGAACATCATCCAATGGCTCAAATCACATACACATTCACTTTGGAAAGGTTCAGATTTCGTTTCACCAAGCCATACACTGGGGCAACTGGAAAGTACTAACAAGTAACATAACAAAGGCTAacaatatgtcaacaatgatcaaACTTGCTAGAACTCTGTGCACGCTAACTTCAATAATTCATCTTCAATAATAAAACCTAATTTGTGGCTTAAACAGCAGTATGCAATATCTTCTAAAATCATTTCTATCAATCCTACTCATGACAGTGTATTTTCTAAAATCTAAGTTCAACATTCCATTTTTCTGGTTCTCAGACACAAAGATAAGCATCTATACTTATCAATGTCTACTTTTGCAATCAATTAACCACATATCTCAGTCAAATTGCTATCCGAACAATCTCAAGTAGTTAAAACTTTTGTGAATTTCTAATATACCTCTCACTGTGCTTTTAGTTCTATCCATGGGAATCAAGATCTCTCTACCACCATGAAACTATGAAATCACAATCTTATCCTAATATATGGTAGTTTACATTCAGGAACATTATGTTATGTCATCTAGAACTTGGGTATACAATTTAATTAGTGTTATTTAGTTCTGTGGATATATAATTGGGTATAGAATCTCtcacttttttttgttttctgcacATATTTTTTCTTGCAAATAAAAGAGATTTTCAAGAGAAACCAGCCAAAAACACCTAGTTAATGAGTGGAATAGAGTGATTTATCAGACATGCAGTTAATGGTGCATATAAAATAAGTAGACTTTGGTTAATAAAAAGCATTAtcaaggagagaaaattctgaattttgATATAAAAATATGAAATTCTCAGTATTTCTTCTAATAACAACTTACTTGGGATGATGGACACATCTTTTGGCTGTTCCTTCTACTTTGGACGTGATAAGCATTTGAAGTCATAGTCAAAACTTGCATAGCACTCATAGCAGCACAGGCATTATCCTGCTGCAAGTACAATTGAGCTACTTGTCGTGAAAAGAAGGCTGCCTTCCGTTGATAGCCAAGAGTTCCAAACAATCTTGCTATTTCAACATATAATATTAAGCGATCACTTGCATCAATCAGGGACTTTGCACCATCAGCAGCACTCATCAACAAGTCGACAACCTCCTTAGCAAGTTCACGCCTAATAAGAAGAGATCAAGAGCAACACAAACATGTTTCAACTTCCGAACTGGTTAATAATGCCAGTAGATATAAGTGATCTCCAGTTATTAATAGCAATTGAAGAAGTATGAACCAcagtaagaaaattttaaaaatttaaaatcccccatccaaaaataataaatcaatcccCCAACAAAACATCATAAATATAAAAGTTAGGAAGACATTTGTCATAAATACTCCCAAATTATATTGATCACTGGAAAATGAAAAATTGTTCTAAGATATGAATGGTGGCATTAAATAAAGAACAGAGATTCAATTATAACTAAAATGGTTTCAGTAATTTTTTCAGTTGTACATATAGATACGTAGAAtatactgataagaccctaaagtcttatcgtcgctctgataccaaatgataagaccctaaagtcttatcgtaggctctgataccaattgataagaccctaaagtcttatcgtaggagaaaggggagaaatggggatgataatgatcgcttcgaggggatcggcctccttgatcgcttcgaggggatcggccctccttgatcgcttcgaggggatcgaccctccttgatcacttcgaggggatcgacctcctagggtttgtccaaagacagaatagtatttttcattgattactgaaaagaagcagttacatccctatttatagagttccacccagagtccatcaggacttgaactctaataataaataaatattaaataaacctctacttgactctaattgaactaaatcgactcaataaacaacttgactaaacaaactcaataaacattattcaaaagctcagaaaaagggtcctaaaagttcctccctcttcaaatcagccttgtcctcaaggctgagcagcatcaatctctgggagcttctctttcagcactttagccatagactatctgtaacgcatcacaacccgttgatcaagtaagtatgatctccactttttaatagtgtaagcaacaagtcggtctttcaatgtagcaatcattgcatgaaacttctggccctgtataatcaattttatctttgaacctttgctatcacaagtgaaaatccgtccatcaacgatctttaattcgaatctatcatagtcttcaatgtggtgggccaatcggtcaacagtctcactgtccataaaattgttagtgctaccagtatcaatcaaaactataataggctgatgttccagagtttcgccaacttccatagtttgcgggttagagtagtcggctaatgcatgcattgtatatatagtaggtccaacatcttcattagaatttataccttcatgatcggagtccacattcttagctttcggttcctctccaattggttcaatcatcagaagttgcccttgtttacatcggtgctccatactccatttttcatcataatacaaaccccttgttgatctttccttactaatttttttctcatgtagatttgcaaatgagatcgcagctatcatagtacggggttgacgagccttaacttcacaccggatctctggaataagcccttcaataaatgtatccataaGTTGttggttcgaccaatctctagcttgatttgataatctttcaaacctactctgatattctaacactgtagaagtttgatgaattttggcgagctgacaatcaacattctcatattcggatgggccaaagcgaacaagaagccctcttttgaactgctcccacgaaggaactccgtgaaaagtttcataccaatcgtaccactggagtgcatctccctcgagttggattgaggccacttctaccttggattcttctggggttctgtgaaaacggaaaacattttctgccttagagatccaattggtcggatctccatctttccatctcggaaattccatcttcatgtgtgagtaatttgtgtcataatcttggggcccttttcctgtatttttagatctgtgcaacgtagaacttgagccctcattttgttgaaatttgctgaggctctccagtaggctctttttgaaatcattaagtgtttcttgcagtcggttttcaattctgatttccaatgcttccatttgtgctttcaccgagttatcagtggccattgcgtaagactgcaaatctgtaatctcaacttctgtttttggtatcggtcaagggcatcaacactgtcgatgcgaagttgccgaggaggtggacgccaagggcagtgctgcggtcgctgcgttggaggaagag of the Musa acuminata AAA Group cultivar baxijiao chromosome BXJ2-10, Cavendish_Baxijiao_AAA, whole genome shotgun sequence genome contains:
- the LOC135625567 gene encoding trafficking protein particle complex II-specific subunit 120 homolog isoform X1, whose protein sequence is MEPDVSFETGSMIRIAVLPVGGSIPHARLRSYVEMLGRHTRIDLSSISSFYSEHQKSPFTHQPWETGSLRFKFMLGGAPPSAWEDFQSCRKILAVIGLCHCPASPDLDLVADQFATASKAYTSALAKRCFAFFPTDSQLEEGDNKRENILLFPPSDQKTQEFHMLTMMQDLAASLLMEFEKWVLRAESAGTILKTPLDSQSSLGSEEFIKAKKRRLARAQKTIGDYCMLAGSPIDANAHYSTAIELARLTGDIFWHAGAMEGSVCALLVDRMDHKDPLLEEEVKYRYYNVIQLYRRSYLQDNAQRVSTVSFELEAALKLARYLCRRELAKEVVDLLMSAADGAKSLIDASDRLILYVEIARLFGTLGYQRKAAFFSRQVAQLYLQQDNACAAMSAMQVLTMTSNAYHVQSRRNSQKMCPSSQDLGASHGDGGKMHPLSIVSLFESQWSTIQMVVLREILMSSVRAGDPLAAWSAAARLLRSFYPLITPAGQSGLASSLTNSAERLPSGTRCADPALPFIRLHSFPLHPSQTDIIKRNPQKKEWWTGSAPSGPFIYTPFSKGTISDCNKQELTWIVGEPVQVLVELANPCSFDLMVESIYLSVHSGNFDAFPVSVSLPPNTSKVILLSGIPTKVGAVSIPGCIVHCFGVITEHLFRDVDNLLLGASQGLVLSDPFRCCGSTKPKNMSAPNISVVPPLPLLVSHVVGGNGSTILYEGEIRDIWTSLTNAGTVPIEQAHIALSGKNQDSVISIAHDVLLSSLPLKPGGEVTIPVTVKAWQLSLTDSEFDASKSSSGSARRISKEGSSPLLVIYYAGPWTSPDESNGSGNSVPPGRRLVVPLNVCVLQGLRFVRARLLSMEFPARVSEALPKQIYGENGITEELKSVNQNDSLVKIDPYRGSWGLRLLELELSNPTDVVFEVNVTMQLDSQQSEHGMANFSNEDIDFGYRKTRIDRDYSARVLIPMEHFKLPVLDASFFSKDAQVNNLLGNRFSSTSERNAKAELNASINNLISKIKVRWHSGRNSSGELNIKDATQAALQASIMDILLPDPLTFGFRLGENGTASENIVSPEESSISDNPPGQPGSRNVARAKGSVLAHEMTRMEVIIRNNTKERIKMSLNVSCRDVAGENCIEGNKATVLWAGTLSDISLEAPPLQDITHSFALYFLVPGDYTLLAAAVINDATDVLRARAKSDSSDEPIFCRGSPFHVHVVGTA
- the LOC135625567 gene encoding trafficking protein particle complex II-specific subunit 120 homolog isoform X2, which encodes MLAGSPIDANAHYSTAIELARLTGDIFWHAGAMEGSVCALLVDRMDHKDPLLEEEVKYRYYNVIQLYRRSYLQDNAQRVSTVSFELEAALKLARYLCRRELAKEVVDLLMSAADGAKSLIDASDRLILYVEIARLFGTLGYQRKAAFFSRQVAQLYLQQDNACAAMSAMQVLTMTSNAYHVQSRRNSQKMCPSSQDLGASHGDGGKMHPLSIVSLFESQWSTIQMVVLREILMSSVRAGDPLAAWSAAARLLRSFYPLITPAGQSGLASSLTNSAERLPSGTRCADPALPFIRLHSFPLHPSQTDIIKRNPQKKEWWTGSAPSGPFIYTPFSKGTISDCNKQELTWIVGEPVQVLVELANPCSFDLMVESIYLSVHSGNFDAFPVSVSLPPNTSKVILLSGIPTKVGAVSIPGCIVHCFGVITEHLFRDVDNLLLGASQGLVLSDPFRCCGSTKPKNMSAPNISVVPPLPLLVSHVVGGNGSTILYEGEIRDIWTSLTNAGTVPIEQAHIALSGKNQDSVISIAHDVLLSSLPLKPGGEVTIPVTVKAWQLSLTDSEFDASKSSSGSARRISKEGSSPLLVIYYAGPWTSPDESNGSGNSVPPGRRLVVPLNVCVLQGLRFVRARLLSMEFPARVSEALPKQIYGENGITEELKSVNQNDSLVKIDPYRGSWGLRLLELELSNPTDVVFEVNVTMQLDSQQSEHGMANFSNEDIDFGYRKTRIDRDYSARVLIPMEHFKLPVLDASFFSKDAQVNNLLGNRFSSTSERNAKAELNASINNLISKIKVRWHSGRNSSGELNIKDATQAALQASIMDILLPDPLTFGFRLGENGTASENIVSPEESSISDNPPGQPGSRNVARAKGSVLAHEMTRMEVIIRNNTKERIKMSLNVSCRDVAGENCIEGNKATVLWAGTLSDISLEAPPLQDITHSFALYFLVPGDYTLLAAAVINDATDVLRARAKSDSSDEPIFCRGSPFHVHVVGTA